In Rosa chinensis cultivar Old Blush chromosome 1, RchiOBHm-V2, whole genome shotgun sequence, a genomic segment contains:
- the LOC112182956 gene encoding DNA repair protein XRCC4 isoform X7, translating into MEDDGSVPRHSCLKLEPRESQPIFVKGTWFDSRFDLSITDGLNAWVCHASEDAVRDRAAQWDQPVSEYVSLAELYLGFQHSDSVYGFTDAGDGHKRLSWTFEKEGTKLEWRWKCQPSPNSKETTAAVLDFLMDANVGLSEEVVRKTQSFERLKVEAEKCLTQSEKIANEKMEFETAVYAKFLGVLNSKKAKLRELRDKLSKREAAGKLPQEQEESTDKTETYVSDDENSEVESLKDPPATSKDIPSSRSRGRKRALEK; encoded by the exons ATGGAGGATGATGGCTCAGTCCCCAGACACTCGTGCTTAAAGCTGGAGCCGAGAGAATCCCAACCCATCTTCGTCAAGGGCACATGGTTCGACTCCCGCTTCGACCTCTCCATCACCGACGGCCTCAACGCCTGGGTCTGCCATGCCTCCGAAGACGCGGTTAGAGACCGAGCCGCCCAGTGGGACCAGCCGGTATCCGAGTACGTCTCATTAGCCGAGCTCTATTTAGGGTTTCAGCACTCTGATTCCGTCTACGGATTCACTGATGCTGGCGATGGCCACAAAAGG TTGTCGTGGACTTTTGAGAAGGAAGGGACGAAGCTAGAATGGCGGTGGAAGTGTCAACCATCGCCTAACAGTAAGGAAACCACAGCTGCAGTGTTGGATTTTCTGATGGATGCAAATGTTGGGCTAAGT GAAGAAGTTGTGAGAAAAACTCAATCATTTGAGAGGTTGAAAGTGGAAGCTGAGAAGTGTCTAACACAGAGTGAAAAGATTGCCAATGAGAAGATGGAGTTTGAAACTGCAGTTTATGCAAAG tTTCTTGGGGTCTTGAATTCAAAGAAGGCTAAACTAAGAGAGCTTCGGGACAAGCTCTCAAAACGAGAAGCAGCTGGGAAACTGCCACAAGAACAGGAAGAGAGCACAGACAAAACTGAAACTTATGTCAGTGATGATGAGAATAGTGAGGTAGAATCCTTGAAAGATCCTCCAGCTACCTCCAAGGATATTCCATCTAGTAGGTCTCGAGGTCGAAAGAGGGCATTGGAGAAATAG
- the LOC112182956 gene encoding DNA repair protein XRCC4 isoform X11 yields MEDDGSVPRHSCLKLEPRESQPIFVKGTWFDSRFDLSITDGLNAWVCHASEDAVRDRAAQWDQPVSEYVSLAELYLGFQHSDSVYGFTDAGDGHKREGTKLEWRWKCQPSPNSKETTAAVLDFLMDANVGLSFLGVLNSKKAKLRELRDKLSKREAAGKLPQEQEESTDKTETYVSDDENSEVESLKDPPATSKDIPSSRSRGRKRALEK; encoded by the exons ATGGAGGATGATGGCTCAGTCCCCAGACACTCGTGCTTAAAGCTGGAGCCGAGAGAATCCCAACCCATCTTCGTCAAGGGCACATGGTTCGACTCCCGCTTCGACCTCTCCATCACCGACGGCCTCAACGCCTGGGTCTGCCATGCCTCCGAAGACGCGGTTAGAGACCGAGCCGCCCAGTGGGACCAGCCGGTATCCGAGTACGTCTCATTAGCCGAGCTCTATTTAGGGTTTCAGCACTCTGATTCCGTCTACGGATTCACTGATGCTGGCGATGGCCACAAAAGG GAAGGGACGAAGCTAGAATGGCGGTGGAAGTGTCAACCATCGCCTAACAGTAAGGAAACCACAGCTGCAGTGTTGGATTTTCTGATGGATGCAAATGTTGGGCTAAGT tTTCTTGGGGTCTTGAATTCAAAGAAGGCTAAACTAAGAGAGCTTCGGGACAAGCTCTCAAAACGAGAAGCAGCTGGGAAACTGCCACAAGAACAGGAAGAGAGCACAGACAAAACTGAAACTTATGTCAGTGATGATGAGAATAGTGAGGTAGAATCCTTGAAAGATCCTCCAGCTACCTCCAAGGATATTCCATCTAGTAGGTCTCGAGGTCGAAAGAGGGCATTGGAGAAATAG
- the LOC112182956 gene encoding DNA repair protein XRCC4 isoform X10 has protein sequence MEDDGSVPRHSCLKLEPRESQPIFVKGTWFDSRFDLSITDGLNAWVCHASEDAVRDRAAQWDQPVSEYVSLAELYLGFQHSDSVYGFTDAGDGHKRLSWTFEKEGTKLEWRWKCQPSPNSKETTAAVLDFLMDANVGLSFLGVLNSKKAKLRELRDKLSKREAAGKLPQEQEESTDKTETYVSDDENSEVESLKDPPATSKDIPSSRSRGRKRALEK, from the exons ATGGAGGATGATGGCTCAGTCCCCAGACACTCGTGCTTAAAGCTGGAGCCGAGAGAATCCCAACCCATCTTCGTCAAGGGCACATGGTTCGACTCCCGCTTCGACCTCTCCATCACCGACGGCCTCAACGCCTGGGTCTGCCATGCCTCCGAAGACGCGGTTAGAGACCGAGCCGCCCAGTGGGACCAGCCGGTATCCGAGTACGTCTCATTAGCCGAGCTCTATTTAGGGTTTCAGCACTCTGATTCCGTCTACGGATTCACTGATGCTGGCGATGGCCACAAAAGG TTGTCGTGGACTTTTGAGAAGGAAGGGACGAAGCTAGAATGGCGGTGGAAGTGTCAACCATCGCCTAACAGTAAGGAAACCACAGCTGCAGTGTTGGATTTTCTGATGGATGCAAATGTTGGGCTAAGT tTTCTTGGGGTCTTGAATTCAAAGAAGGCTAAACTAAGAGAGCTTCGGGACAAGCTCTCAAAACGAGAAGCAGCTGGGAAACTGCCACAAGAACAGGAAGAGAGCACAGACAAAACTGAAACTTATGTCAGTGATGATGAGAATAGTGAGGTAGAATCCTTGAAAGATCCTCCAGCTACCTCCAAGGATATTCCATCTAGTAGGTCTCGAGGTCGAAAGAGGGCATTGGAGAAATAG
- the LOC112200986 gene encoding uncharacterized protein LOC112200986, translated as MEVTYSFTLSNALKEWNFNVFGNVFRKKKRLLARLNGIQKALSIYRNPFLVNVENQLIKDYEVIRDQEALLWQQKSRDKWLKDGDKNTEFFHLTTLVLRRRNKIEGLLNEEDVLYHDLLWLKRSISETEVKCALFGIGGLKTPGADGFPAAFCQKHWDLCATEIVHLVKNSFISGVLPAGLNHTS; from the exons ATGGAGGTCACTTACTCATTTACTTTATCAAATGCTCTCAAGGAGTGGAACTTCAATGTGTTTGGTAATGTCTTCAGGAAGAAAAAAAGATTATTAGCTAGGCTTAATGGTATTCAGAAAGCTCTTAGCATATATCGCAACCCTTTCCTGGTAAACGTTGAGAACCAACTTATTAAAGATTATGAAGTGATAAGAGATCAGGAAGCTCTTCTTTGGCAGCAGAAATCTCGAGATAAATGGCTGAAGGATGGGGATAAGAACACTGAGTTCTTCCATTTGACTACCTTggttttgagaagaagaaataaaattgaGGGTCTTCTCAATGAAGAGGATGTGCTTT ATCATGATTTACTCTGGCTCAAGAGGTCTATTTCTGAGACCGAGGTTAAATGTGCTCTCTTTGGGATTGGTGGTCTTAAAACCCCTGGTGCAGATGGATTTCCTGCTGCTTTTTGCCAGAAACATTGGGATCTTTGTGCTACTGAAATTGTCCATCTGGTTAAGAATTCTTTTATTTCTGGTGTCCTCCCTGCAGGTTTGAATCATACTTCCTAA